AGGATCTCGAACGCGCCGTCGGCGGCGAGGCCGGCGAGCCGTCGCGCCCGGCCGGGTCGGCCGAGCGCCGCCTCGCCGGCAGGGCTCGCCTCGACGAGCCGCGTGGCGAGGGCGAGGCGCCGGGCGAGCGGCGCGTTCCGGTCGAGGGGTTCGATGACGCGCAGCAGCCCCGGCGCGGCCCGGACCGGCAGGGGCAGCGCCAGCGGGGCGACCGCGCCGTCGCGGGTCAGGGCCCGCACGTAGCGCCGGACCAGGGCGCCGCCCGGCCGCGCGCGCAGGACGTAGCGCTCCAGGATCCGGCCCTCTTCCAGGAGCGCCCGGCGGGCGGCGGGCTCGCCGAGCAGGCCGTCCGCGAGCGGGCGGACCGGCAGCCCGAGGCGCGCCAGGTCCGCCGCACTCGGCATCGGGCGCGTGCCGGCCAGGCCGAGGATGCGTTCGCGGTCGATCCGGGGGCCGAACGGGATCGCGTTCAGCGCCGCGCAGCCGAGGAGCGCGAGGCGCAGCGGGATCGGCACGATGATCGGCTGGCGGCCGCCGGTGCCGACCGCCAGCGCGGTCAGCACGGCCCCGAACGTGACCGGGACCGGACCGGCGAGGCCGACGGCACCGCGGAGCGGCCCGTCGAGGCCGAGCAGGACGCCGCGCGCGACCTCGGTTCGATGGATCGGCTGGACGCGCGTGCCGGGGGCGACCATCGGGATGACCGGCAGCCGCGCGAGGCGCCGGAGGAGGCCGTACATCGCCATCGGCGGGCCGCCGTAGACGAGGCCGATCCGCAGAGAGAGCTCGCCGGGGCCGTCGAACAGCTGCTCGATCGCCCATTTCACCCGCC
This window of the Methylobacterium tardum genome carries:
- a CDS encoding NAD-dependent epimerase/dehydratase family protein; amino-acid sequence: MAEIRHLIVTGASGYVGRGLVAAALAEGRAVTALGRGARGLPAGLRVVPWSLGDPLPPACLDPALPPDHQALVHLAHDWRERAPGDDRNRVGTRLLRDGARALGLGRIVFASSQSARPDAPNAYGRVKWAIEQLFDGPGELSLRIGLVYGGPPMAMYGLLRRLARLPVIPMVAPGTRVQPIHRTEVARGVLLGLDGPLRGAVGLAGPVPVTFGAVLTALAVGTGGRQPIIVPIPLRLALLGCAALNAIPFGPRIDRERILGLAGTRPMPSAADLARLGLPVRPLADGLLGEPAARRALLEEGRILERYVLRARPGGALVRRYVRALTRDGAVAPLALPLPVRAAPGLLRVIEPLDRNAPLARRLALATRLVEASPAGEAALGRPGRARRLAGLAADGAFEILAMPVRATRALLR